The following proteins are co-located in the Serinus canaria isolate serCan28SL12 chromosome 17, serCan2020, whole genome shotgun sequence genome:
- the PHPT1 gene encoding 14 kDa phosphohistidine phosphatase, whose product MAGSALSRVPDVQIDGDGVFKYVLVRVRGAGAPAKDVVRGYSWAEYHADLFERTAEELARHGLSCECLGGGRLSHRPEERKIHVYGYSVGFGRADHAVTTEKLKAEYPDYEITWADEGY is encoded by the exons ATGGCGGGCTCGGCGCTGTCGCGGGTGCCGGACGTGCAGATCGATGGCGACGGTGTCTTCAAGTACGTGCTGGTGCGGGTGCGCGGGGCCGGCGCGCCCGCCAAGGACGTCGTGCGAGGCTACAGCTGGGCCGAGTACCACG ccgACCTGTTCGAGCGCACCGCGGAGGAGCTGGCGCGGCACGGCCTGAGCTGCGAGTGCCTGGGCGGCGGCCGCCTGTCGCACCGCCCTGAAGAGAGGAAGATCCACGTCTACGGGTACTCGGTG GGCTTTGGACGAGCTGACCACGCTGTGACCACAGAGAAGCTGAAGGCAGAGTATCCTGACTATGAGATTACCTGGGCAGATGAAGGGTACTGA